Proteins encoded together in one Pseudomonas sp. Seg1 window:
- the hydA gene encoding dihydropyrimidinase: MSLLIRGATVITHDESYRADVYCADGVIKAIGENLDIPAGAEVLDGSGQYLMPGGIDPHTHMQLPFMGTVASEDFYSGTAAGLAGGTTSIIDFVIPNPQQSLMEAFHQWRGWAEKSASDYGFHVAITWWSEQVREEMAELVSHHGINSFKHFMAYKNAIMAADDTLVASFERCLELGAVPTVHAENGELVYHLQRKLMAQGITGPEAHPLSRPSQVEGEAASRAIRIAETIGTPLYLVHVSTKEALDEITYARSKGQPVYGEVLAGHLLLDDSVYQHPDWQTAAGYVMSPPFRPRGHQEALWHGLQSGNLHTTATDHCCFCAEQKAVGRDDFSKIPNGTAGIEDRMAVLWDEGVNSGRLSMQDFVALTSTNTAKIFNLYPRKGAIRVGADADLVLWDPQGTRTISAKTHHQQVDFNIFEGKTVRGVPSHTVSQGKVVWADGDLRAERGAGRYIERPAYPAVFDLLSKRAEQHKPVAVKR; this comes from the coding sequence ATGTCTCTGTTGATCCGTGGCGCCACCGTTATTACCCATGATGAAAGTTATCGCGCCGACGTCTATTGCGCTGACGGCGTGATCAAAGCCATTGGTGAAAATCTTGATATTCCCGCCGGCGCCGAAGTACTCGACGGCAGCGGCCAATACCTGATGCCCGGCGGCATAGACCCGCACACGCACATGCAACTACCGTTCATGGGCACCGTCGCCAGTGAGGACTTCTACAGCGGCACGGCAGCGGGTCTGGCCGGCGGCACCACGTCGATCATCGACTTCGTTATTCCCAATCCGCAGCAATCGTTGATGGAAGCGTTTCATCAGTGGCGCGGCTGGGCCGAGAAGTCGGCGTCGGACTATGGCTTCCACGTCGCGATCACCTGGTGGAGCGAACAGGTCCGCGAGGAAATGGCCGAACTGGTCAGCCATCACGGGATCAACAGCTTCAAGCATTTCATGGCCTACAAGAACGCGATCATGGCCGCCGACGACACCTTGGTGGCGAGTTTCGAGCGCTGCCTGGAACTCGGCGCGGTGCCAACCGTGCACGCGGAAAACGGCGAGCTGGTGTATCACCTGCAACGCAAGTTGATGGCCCAAGGCATCACCGGGCCGGAAGCGCACCCACTGTCGCGTCCGTCGCAGGTCGAAGGTGAAGCCGCGAGCCGGGCGATTCGCATTGCCGAAACCATCGGCACGCCCTTGTATCTGGTGCATGTCTCGACCAAGGAAGCCCTCGACGAAATCACCTATGCGCGCAGCAAAGGCCAACCGGTTTACGGCGAGGTGCTCGCCGGGCATCTGCTACTCGATGACAGTGTCTACCAACACCCAGACTGGCAGACCGCCGCCGGTTACGTGATGAGCCCGCCGTTCCGTCCGCGCGGGCATCAGGAAGCGCTGTGGCATGGCTTGCAGAGCGGCAATCTGCACACCACCGCCACCGACCATTGCTGTTTCTGTGCCGAACAAAAAGCCGTCGGACGCGACGATTTCAGCAAGATCCCCAATGGCACCGCCGGCATAGAAGATCGCATGGCGGTGCTTTGGGATGAAGGCGTGAACAGCGGACGTTTGTCGATGCAGGACTTCGTCGCCCTCACCTCCACCAACACCGCAAAAATCTTCAACCTCTATCCACGAAAAGGTGCGATCCGCGTCGGCGCCGATGCCGACCTGGTGCTGTGGGACCCGCAAGGCACGCGCACCATCTCAGCCAAAACCCACCATCAGCAAGTGGACTTCAACATCTTCGAAGGCAAGACCGTGCGCGGCGTGCCGAGCCACACCGTCAGCCAGGGCAAAGTGGTCTGGGCCGATGGCGACCTGCGCGCCGAACGGGGGGCCGGGCGGTACATCGAACGGCCGGCGTATCCGGCGGTGTTTGATTTGCTGAGCAAGCGGGCCGAGCAACATAAGCCAGTTGCCGTGAAACGCTGA
- a CDS encoding CAP domain-containing protein, translated as MRYAVRSSRFASLCLLILAPLFAETAHAGAERQLVAAINDYRAHPQRCDRRPAQRLAPLALKSNLALPVSYRYGSGLREALKSSGYSAVAVRSIRIVGAQDAEEAFDRLQSDYCGALLDTQYADIGISRARSEWQVVLARPVLDSRVGDNRSVGKALLAEVNAARARPRMCGRQRFAAARPLSWNAALGAAAQGHSKAMAYGNYFAHREPDGDLPADRARAAGYRGRQIGENIAAGQSSPGKAMAGWLASPGHCANLMNPMFTQVGAGFASEVRSDEGVYWTMLFGAP; from the coding sequence ATGCGCTACGCCGTTCGTTCGTCTCGCTTCGCTTCGTTATGCCTGCTGATCCTTGCGCCCCTGTTCGCCGAAACCGCCCATGCCGGCGCGGAGCGGCAACTGGTGGCGGCCATCAACGACTACCGTGCCCACCCGCAACGTTGTGATCGGCGCCCCGCGCAACGGCTGGCTCCGTTGGCGTTGAAGTCAAACCTCGCCTTACCAGTCAGCTACCGCTACGGCAGCGGCTTGCGCGAAGCGCTGAAGTCGTCCGGCTACTCGGCTGTGGCGGTGCGCAGTATCCGCATCGTCGGCGCGCAAGATGCCGAAGAAGCGTTCGACAGGCTGCAAAGCGACTACTGCGGTGCATTGCTCGACACTCAATACGCCGACATCGGCATCAGCCGTGCACGCAGCGAATGGCAAGTGGTGTTGGCACGACCGGTACTCGACAGCCGTGTCGGCGATAACCGCAGCGTCGGCAAAGCCCTGCTGGCCGAAGTCAATGCTGCACGCGCTCGCCCGCGAATGTGTGGACGCCAGCGCTTCGCCGCTGCGCGACCCTTGAGCTGGAATGCCGCCCTCGGCGCCGCTGCCCAAGGGCACAGCAAGGCCATGGCCTACGGCAACTATTTCGCCCACCGCGAACCAGACGGTGACCTGCCCGCCGATCGCGCCCGCGCTGCAGGTTATCGAGGTCGGCAAATCGGCGAAAACATCGCTGCCGGGCAGAGCTCACCGGGCAAGGCGATGGCCGGATGGCTGGCCAGCCCTGGCCACTGCGCCAACCTGATGAACCCGATGTTTACGCAAGTGGGCGCCGGCTTCGCCAGTGAGGTGCGAAGTGACGAAGGGGTTTATTGGACGATGCTGTTTGGTGCGCCTTGA
- a CDS encoding aldo/keto reductase: MSHTEGYSRRRLLTLAAGVSAVFTFDRALATATSSAAPGGQAMQTRVIPSSSEPLPMVGLGTYRGFDVGPGDPAYKQLPAVLDELFAKGGTVVDSSPMYGRAEATTGELLSIHQPRSPAFLATKVWTRGREEGIAQMEQSFSLLRTECIDLMQIHNLLDWQTHLPTLREWKAQGRIRYIGITHYTPSAYDEVEAVLQAEPLDFLQINYALDDRGVEKRILPLCRERGVAVICNRPFGGGGLLARLKGKPLPAWVSDVQVNSWPQLALKFLLAHPAVTCVIPGTGNPRYMADNVRAGFGPMLTDAQRHQLIALVG; the protein is encoded by the coding sequence ATGAGCCACACTGAGGGTTACTCCCGTCGCCGATTGCTCACGCTGGCTGCCGGGGTTTCGGCGGTCTTCACCTTTGATCGGGCGTTGGCCACTGCCACATCGTCCGCCGCGCCCGGAGGCCAAGCCATGCAGACCCGCGTCATCCCATCCAGCTCCGAGCCGCTGCCCATGGTCGGGCTGGGCACCTATCGCGGTTTCGACGTCGGCCCCGGCGATCCGGCCTACAAGCAACTGCCGGCGGTGCTCGACGAACTGTTCGCCAAGGGCGGCACGGTTGTCGACAGCTCGCCCATGTACGGCCGCGCTGAAGCGACCACGGGCGAACTGTTGTCGATCCATCAGCCGCGTTCGCCAGCGTTTCTGGCGACCAAGGTGTGGACGCGGGGACGTGAGGAGGGTATTGCGCAGATGGAGCAGTCGTTCAGTCTGCTGCGCACCGAATGCATCGATCTGATGCAGATCCACAATCTGCTGGACTGGCAAACTCATCTGCCAACCCTGCGTGAATGGAAAGCGCAGGGGCGCATTCGCTACATCGGCATCACCCACTACACGCCTTCGGCCTATGACGAAGTCGAAGCGGTGTTGCAGGCCGAGCCGCTGGATTTTCTGCAAATCAACTACGCCCTCGACGACCGGGGCGTGGAAAAGCGCATTCTGCCGCTGTGCCGCGAGCGCGGCGTGGCAGTGATCTGCAATCGGCCATTTGGCGGCGGTGGCTTGCTCGCCCGGCTCAAGGGCAAACCGCTGCCGGCGTGGGTGTCGGACGTGCAGGTCAACAGTTGGCCGCAACTGGCGCTGAAGTTTCTGCTGGCGCACCCGGCGGTGACTTGCGTGATTCCCGGCACCGGCAATCCACGCTACATGGCTGATAACGTCAGGGCGGGATTCGGGCCGATGCTCACCGATGCGCAGCGCCATCAGTTGATTGCGCTGGTGGGGTAG
- a CDS encoding LysR family transcriptional regulator, whose protein sequence is MLRENATDLLAFLAVARERSFTKAAAKLGVSQSALSHTIRALEARLGLRLLTRTTRSVSPTEAGEHLLQTVGPRFEEIEVELAALSNLRETPAGKIRINATDHSLDWLLRPVLKKFLPRYPDIAVEVCCDYGFVDIAGQGFDAGVRLGEDVAQGMIATRIGPDMRMAVVGSPAYFASRSVPQTPRALTEHACNNLRLPTNGGLYTWEFEKDGESLKVRVSGQVTLNGVYPLLDAALDGFGLSYIPENIVAPYLADGRLLQVLEDWCPTFAGYHLYYPSRRQAAPAFALLLEALRYRE, encoded by the coding sequence ATGCTTCGTGAAAACGCCACTGACCTGCTCGCCTTTCTCGCCGTGGCACGTGAGCGCAGTTTCACCAAGGCTGCGGCCAAACTCGGCGTCTCGCAATCGGCGCTCAGTCATACCATCCGTGCCCTCGAAGCGCGATTGGGCCTGCGCCTGCTGACCCGCACCACCCGTAGCGTCTCCCCTACCGAGGCTGGTGAACACCTTTTGCAAACTGTTGGCCCGCGCTTTGAAGAGATCGAAGTAGAACTCGCTGCTCTGAGTAATCTGCGCGAAACCCCGGCCGGCAAGATCCGTATCAACGCCACCGACCATTCGCTGGACTGGCTGCTGCGCCCGGTGCTCAAGAAGTTTTTGCCGCGCTACCCGGATATCGCCGTCGAAGTCTGCTGCGATTACGGTTTCGTCGACATCGCCGGGCAAGGTTTCGACGCGGGCGTGCGCCTGGGCGAGGACGTGGCGCAAGGCATGATCGCGACGCGCATCGGCCCGGACATGCGCATGGCGGTGGTCGGGTCGCCCGCGTATTTCGCCAGCCGCTCAGTGCCGCAAACGCCACGCGCGCTCACCGAACACGCCTGCAACAATTTGCGCCTGCCCACTAACGGCGGGCTCTATACCTGGGAATTCGAAAAAGATGGCGAGAGCCTCAAGGTGCGGGTTTCCGGACAAGTCACGCTGAACGGCGTCTACCCGCTGCTTGATGCGGCCCTGGACGGTTTCGGCCTGAGCTATATCCCGGAAAACATCGTCGCGCCGTACCTGGCCGATGGCCGCTTGCTGCAAGTGCTCGAAGACTGGTGCCCGACCTTCGCCGGTTATCACCTTTACTACCCGAGCCGACGCCAGGCGGCACCGGCGTTTGCCTTGTTGCTGGAGGCGCTGCGCTATCGCGAGTGA
- a CDS encoding Zn-dependent hydrolase: MNAAVDVLQSTHQHINRDRLWASLMELAKLGATVKGGVCRLALTDLDRQARDLFVQWCEDAGCSVTVDEVGNIFARRPGRNPNLAPVMTGSHIDTQPTGGKFDGCFGVLAGVEVLRTLNDLGVETEAPLEVVVWTNEEGSRFAPCMMGSGVFAEKFTLEETLAKVDAEGVTVGEALNAIGYAGPRKVSGHKVGAYFEAHIEQGPILEDEQKTIGVVLGALGQKWFDLKLRGVEAHAGPTPMHLRKDALVGASVIVGAVNRAALGHQPHACGTVGCLQAYPGSRNVIPGEVRMTLDFRHLEPARLDSMIAEVKQVIDATCEEHGLTYELTPTADFPPLYFEKGCVEAVRGAAKGLGLSHMDIVSGAGHDAIFLAELGPAGMIFVPCEGGISHNEIENAAPDDLAAGCAVLLRAMLAASAMVAAGKAAA, translated from the coding sequence ATGAACGCAGCCGTAGACGTTCTGCAATCCACCCATCAGCACATCAACCGCGACCGCCTCTGGGCCTCGCTTATGGAACTGGCCAAACTCGGCGCCACGGTCAAGGGCGGGGTCTGTCGCCTGGCCCTGACTGACCTCGATCGCCAGGCCCGCGACCTGTTCGTGCAATGGTGCGAGGACGCCGGATGCAGCGTCACGGTCGATGAAGTCGGCAACATCTTCGCCCGCCGCCCGGGCCGCAATCCGAACCTGGCGCCGGTGATGACCGGTAGCCACATCGACACCCAACCCACCGGCGGCAAGTTCGACGGTTGCTTCGGCGTGCTCGCCGGCGTCGAAGTCCTGCGCACCCTCAACGACCTCGGCGTGGAAACCGAAGCGCCACTGGAGGTGGTGGTCTGGACCAACGAAGAAGGTTCGCGCTTCGCTCCGTGCATGATGGGCTCCGGCGTGTTCGCCGAGAAATTCACCCTTGAAGAAACCCTCGCCAAAGTCGATGCCGAAGGTGTCACCGTCGGCGAAGCGCTCAACGCCATCGGCTATGCCGGCCCGCGCAAAGTCAGCGGCCACAAGGTCGGCGCCTATTTCGAGGCACACATCGAACAAGGCCCGATCCTCGAAGACGAACAGAAAACCATCGGCGTGGTCCTCGGTGCGCTGGGGCAGAAGTGGTTCGACCTGAAGCTGCGCGGTGTCGAGGCGCATGCTGGCCCGACGCCGATGCACCTGCGTAAGGATGCGCTGGTCGGCGCCTCGGTGATCGTCGGCGCCGTCAACCGCGCCGCCCTCGGCCATCAACCCCATGCCTGCGGCACCGTGGGTTGCCTGCAAGCCTATCCCGGCTCGCGCAACGTCATCCCCGGCGAGGTGCGCATGACCCTCGATTTCCGCCATCTGGAACCGGCACGCCTGGACTCGATGATCGCTGAGGTGAAGCAAGTCATCGACGCCACGTGCGAAGAACATGGCCTCACTTATGAGCTGACCCCGACAGCCGATTTTCCTCCGCTGTACTTTGAAAAGGGCTGCGTGGAAGCAGTACGTGGCGCTGCCAAAGGTCTGGGCCTGTCGCACATGGACATCGTCAGCGGCGCCGGGCACGACGCGATTTTCCTCGCCGAACTCGGCCCGGCGGGGATGATCTTCGTACCGTGTGAGGGCGGCATCAGCCATAACGAAATCGAGAACGCGGCACCGGATGATCTGGCGGCAGGGTGTGCGGTGCTATTGCGAGCGATGCTGGCGGCTTCGGCGATGGTCGCCGCCGGTAAAGCCGCAGCCTAA
- a CDS encoding alpha/beta fold hydrolase, whose protein sequence is MSRTLMSLVVLIIAVYLVLCAALFFFQRSLIWFPQPNAGNSADSQLTLSMPDAQVSVITRERVGPRALIYFGGNAEDVSRNLPEFTEAFPDHALYLLNYRGFGGSGGSPSEEAIAEDALALFDQVYASHPQVAVIGRSLGSGVAVRLASQRPVQQLILVTPYNSLEEIAARQYPWVPVKWLLKDRFDSGKYAAHLRVPTLLLAASDDEVIPRDSTQRLLGNFPKGVAVLKVVPDSGHNSISERAEYLQWMSDVLNR, encoded by the coding sequence ATGTCCCGAACCCTGATGTCACTCGTCGTTTTGATCATCGCCGTGTACCTGGTGCTGTGCGCGGCGCTGTTCTTTTTTCAGCGCTCGCTGATCTGGTTTCCCCAGCCCAACGCCGGCAACAGTGCCGACTCACAACTGACCCTGTCGATGCCGGACGCGCAGGTTTCGGTGATCACCCGCGAGCGTGTCGGACCGCGGGCGCTGATCTATTTCGGTGGAAATGCGGAGGACGTGTCGCGCAACCTGCCGGAATTTACCGAGGCATTTCCCGATCACGCGCTGTACCTGCTGAATTATCGCGGCTTCGGTGGCAGCGGCGGCTCACCGTCCGAAGAGGCGATTGCCGAGGATGCGCTGGCGCTGTTCGATCAGGTGTATGCCAGCCATCCGCAGGTCGCCGTAATCGGGCGCAGCCTGGGCTCGGGGGTCGCCGTGCGTCTGGCCAGTCAGCGACCGGTGCAGCAGCTGATTCTGGTGACGCCGTACAACAGCCTTGAAGAAATCGCCGCGCGGCAATATCCGTGGGTGCCGGTGAAGTGGTTGCTCAAGGATCGCTTCGATTCGGGCAAGTACGCAGCGCATCTTCGCGTGCCGACGTTGTTGCTGGCGGCGAGTGATGACGAGGTAATCCCCCGGGACAGTACGCAGCGGTTACTGGGCAACTTTCCCAAAGGCGTGGCGGTGCTCAAGGTCGTGCCTGATTCGGGGCATAACTCGATTTCAGAGCGTGCGGAGTATTTGCAGTGGATGAGCGATGTGTTGAATCGCTGA
- a CDS encoding DHH family phosphoesterase yields MKIITSGASYLDIDAYACCIAYAELLNLQGIPARAVSSTRPNASVSKTVLAWGYGLHEHAPAANDQFVLVDVSDYHHFDPLVVLDQVVEVIDHHPGYEHYWAQKLGSAADIRPIGAAATQVFQRWQSAGLLPQISKQSAALLATAILDNTLNFTGQMTTAADIEAYSELAPLGKLHVSWPQTYFLECQASIEADLAAALAADLKRMQPESHLPQVFAQMTLWDADALLHRHHPSINAWMAGQGGDWLLNVIGIREGKSCLLAQPEVSQQKLSRLLALDWQAGIAVLAPSMLRKELLKLGLGAADQGAPNSIVQ; encoded by the coding sequence ATGAAAATCATCACCTCCGGCGCGTCCTATCTGGACATCGACGCCTACGCCTGCTGCATCGCCTACGCAGAACTGCTCAATCTGCAAGGCATCCCCGCCCGTGCCGTCAGCAGCACACGACCCAACGCCAGCGTGTCGAAAACCGTGCTGGCCTGGGGCTACGGTCTGCATGAACATGCCCCGGCAGCCAACGACCAATTCGTACTGGTCGACGTATCCGACTATCACCATTTCGACCCATTGGTCGTGCTCGATCAGGTGGTGGAAGTCATCGACCATCATCCGGGTTACGAGCATTACTGGGCGCAAAAACTGGGATCGGCCGCTGATATCCGCCCGATCGGTGCTGCCGCCACTCAGGTTTTCCAGCGCTGGCAGTCGGCGGGTCTATTGCCGCAGATCAGCAAGCAAAGCGCCGCGTTATTGGCCACGGCGATTCTGGATAACACGCTGAATTTCACCGGGCAGATGACCACGGCAGCCGATATCGAGGCCTACTCCGAACTCGCGCCTCTGGGAAAACTGCACGTGAGCTGGCCACAAACGTATTTCCTTGAGTGCCAGGCCAGCATCGAAGCAGACCTCGCTGCCGCGTTGGCAGCCGATTTGAAACGCATGCAGCCCGAGAGCCATCTGCCGCAGGTGTTCGCGCAAATGACGCTGTGGGATGCCGACGCGCTCCTGCACCGCCACCATCCGTCGATCAACGCCTGGATGGCAGGGCAGGGCGGTGACTGGCTGCTGAACGTCATTGGCATCCGAGAAGGGAAAAGCTGTTTGCTGGCGCAACCTGAGGTCAGTCAGCAAAAGCTGAGTCGATTATTGGCACTCGACTGGCAGGCAGGAATTGCTGTTTTAGCGCCGTCAATGTTGCGCAAGGAGTTGCTGAAACTGGGCCTCGGCGCTGCCGATCAAGGCGCACCAAACAGCATCGTCCAATAA
- a CDS encoding cupin domain-containing protein, translating to MNPITASALTLSLLAADVQANEHPRVTVTPNGSQPSAKGPADWFAGAVRIDAPFKGSDDARVSGATVTFEPGARTAWHTHPLGQTLIVTAGSGFVQEWGQPVRQIRPGDTVWIAPGAKHWHGAAPTTAMTHIAIAEVLDGNVVEWMEQVSETQYPRTE from the coding sequence ATGAACCCGATTACTGCATCTGCTTTGACTCTTTCGTTGTTGGCTGCGGATGTTCAGGCCAATGAACATCCACGGGTGACGGTAACGCCCAATGGATCACAACCATCGGCTAAAGGGCCGGCTGACTGGTTTGCCGGCGCCGTGCGGATTGATGCGCCATTCAAAGGCAGCGATGACGCGCGAGTCAGCGGCGCCACGGTGACATTCGAGCCCGGAGCAAGGACGGCGTGGCATACCCATCCGTTGGGTCAGACGCTGATCGTTACTGCTGGTTCAGGTTTTGTGCAGGAGTGGGGGCAACCTGTTCGGCAGATTCGTCCTGGCGACACGGTGTGGATCGCGCCCGGTGCCAAGCATTGGCATGGCGCGGCACCAACCACGGCGATGACGCACATCGCTATTGCCGAAGTGCTGGATGGCAATGTGGTGGAGTGGATGGAGCAGGTGAGCGAAACGCAGTATCCGCGCACCGAGTGA
- a CDS encoding NCS1 family nucleobase:cation symporter-1, with translation MQQNRSQVTERDGLFELEAGSDVLDSPRYNHDMAPTKVRERTWNKWHITALWVGMSICVPTYTLGGVLTAYFGLTVGEALLAILFANIIVLIPLTLNAFPGTKYGIPFPVLLRSSFGILGSNVPCLIRALVACGWFGIQTMFGGLAIHLFLGSIFDGWKSLGGTGEVIGFMIFWALNLWVVIRGAESIKWLETLSAPLLVAVGIGLLVWAMPNVSMTELLAIPPKRPEGASVVSYFAAGLTAMVGFWATLSLNIPDFSRYAKSQKDQILGQIFGLPLTMFLFASLGVIMTAASVKLVGVTVSDPVSLIGHIQSPVWVAVAMALIIIATLSTNTAANIVSPTNDFQNIAPKVINRTKAVLLTGFVGLLLMGHELLKKLGLIVSDVSLETVYSNWLLGYSSLLGPIAGIMVVDYFLIKKQQLDLAGLYRDDVYPAWNWAGFLAFGVPVVLTLLSLGSDAFSWFYSYGWFTGSALGGVIYYGLCVMRAQPSVVKSAV, from the coding sequence ATGCAACAGAACAGATCGCAAGTGACCGAGCGCGACGGCTTGTTCGAACTCGAAGCCGGCAGCGACGTCCTCGACAGTCCCCGTTACAACCACGACATGGCACCGACCAAGGTGCGCGAACGAACCTGGAACAAATGGCACATCACCGCGCTGTGGGTCGGCATGTCGATCTGCGTGCCGACCTATACCCTCGGCGGTGTGCTCACTGCGTACTTCGGCCTGACTGTTGGCGAAGCGCTGTTGGCCATTCTGTTCGCCAATATCATCGTGTTGATACCGCTCACGCTCAACGCGTTTCCCGGCACCAAGTACGGCATCCCGTTTCCGGTGTTGCTGCGCTCCTCGTTCGGGATTCTCGGTTCCAACGTGCCGTGCCTGATTCGCGCGCTGGTAGCGTGCGGCTGGTTCGGTATTCAGACGATGTTCGGCGGCTTGGCCATTCACCTGTTTCTCGGCTCGATTTTCGACGGCTGGAAATCCCTCGGCGGGACCGGGGAGGTGATCGGCTTCATGATTTTCTGGGCGCTGAACCTGTGGGTGGTGATTCGCGGTGCCGAGTCGATCAAGTGGCTGGAAACCTTATCGGCGCCGCTACTGGTGGCGGTCGGGATCGGCTTGCTGGTGTGGGCGATGCCCAATGTGTCGATGACCGAGCTGCTGGCAATCCCGCCGAAACGTCCGGAAGGCGCGAGTGTGGTCAGTTACTTTGCTGCCGGGCTGACGGCGATGGTTGGCTTCTGGGCCACGTTGTCGCTGAACATTCCCGACTTCAGTCGTTACGCCAAGAGCCAGAAGGACCAGATCCTCGGGCAGATATTCGGCTTGCCGCTGACCATGTTTCTGTTCGCCTCCCTCGGCGTGATCATGACCGCAGCGTCAGTGAAACTGGTCGGTGTCACGGTGTCTGATCCGGTCAGCCTGATCGGCCATATCCAGAGCCCGGTGTGGGTTGCGGTGGCGATGGCGTTGATCATCATCGCCACGCTGTCGACCAATACCGCCGCCAACATTGTCTCGCCGACCAACGACTTCCAGAACATTGCGCCCAAGGTCATCAATCGCACCAAAGCGGTGTTGCTCACCGGTTTTGTCGGGCTGTTGCTGATGGGGCATGAGTTGCTGAAAAAACTTGGGCTGATCGTTTCCGATGTCAGCCTGGAGACCGTGTATTCCAACTGGCTGCTGGGCTATTCGAGCCTGCTCGGGCCGATCGCCGGGATCATGGTGGTGGACTATTTCCTGATCAAGAAACAGCAATTGGACCTGGCCGGGTTGTATCGCGACGACGTGTATCCGGCGTGGAACTGGGCTGGATTTCTCGCGTTCGGCGTGCCGGTGGTGTTGACCTTGTTGTCGCTGGGCAGCGATGCGTTCAGCTGGTTTTACAGCTACGGCTGGTTTACCGGTTCGGCGCTGGGCGGGGTGATTTATTACGGGTTGTGCGTGATGCGGGCGCAGCCTTCGGTCGTGAAATCAGCGGTGTAG
- a CDS encoding NAD(P)-dependent oxidoreductase → MIETLNHLPHPHEGAAALASHFSDLAPPLNDRQAHLEASRCLYCYDAPCVNACPSEIDIPSFIRNIHQDNVPGAAQKILSANILGGSCARVCPTEILCQQACVRNNAHECAPVLIGLLQRYAVDNAHFTEHPFQRAASTGKRIAVVGAGPAGLSCAHRSAMHGHDVVIFEAREKAGGLNEYGIAKYKLVDDYAQKELDFLLQIGGIEIRHGQKLGDNLTLSELHHQFDAVFLGLGLNASKQLGLAHEDAPGLLAATDYIRELRQADDLTQLPLAERCIVLGAGNTAIDMAVQMARLGARDVNLVYRRGAADMGATGHEQDIAKANQVRLLTWAQPEEVLLDEQGHVRGMRFARTDLVDGRLQTTGETFELAADAIFKAIGQAFDGSALADPLARELQRQGERIQVDENLRTSIPGVYAGGDCTSLDQDLTVQAVQHGKRAAEAINAQLMLNVEAA, encoded by the coding sequence GTGATCGAGACCCTGAACCATCTCCCGCACCCGCACGAAGGCGCGGCCGCCCTCGCCAGCCATTTCAGCGATCTGGCGCCGCCGCTCAACGATCGCCAGGCGCATCTGGAGGCCTCACGCTGCCTGTATTGCTACGACGCGCCGTGCGTCAATGCGTGCCCGAGCGAGATCGACATTCCGTCGTTCATCCGCAATATCCATCAGGACAACGTGCCCGGTGCCGCGCAGAAAATCCTTTCGGCGAACATCCTTGGCGGCAGTTGCGCACGGGTCTGCCCGACCGAAATCCTCTGCCAGCAGGCCTGCGTGCGCAACAACGCCCACGAATGCGCGCCGGTATTGATCGGCCTGCTGCAACGTTACGCCGTGGACAACGCGCATTTCACCGAGCACCCATTCCAGCGTGCCGCCAGCACCGGTAAGCGCATCGCCGTGGTCGGTGCCGGGCCGGCGGGTCTCTCCTGCGCGCATCGCAGCGCCATGCACGGGCATGACGTGGTGATTTTCGAAGCGCGTGAGAAGGCTGGCGGCCTCAACGAATACGGGATCGCCAAGTACAAACTGGTCGATGACTACGCGCAGAAAGAGCTGGATTTCCTCCTGCAGATTGGCGGCATCGAGATCCGTCACGGGCAGAAACTCGGCGACAACCTGACCCTCAGCGAGCTGCATCACCAGTTCGACGCGGTGTTCCTCGGCCTCGGCCTTAACGCCAGCAAACAGCTCGGCCTGGCCCACGAGGACGCTCCCGGCCTGCTCGCCGCCACCGATTACATCCGCGAACTGCGCCAGGCTGATGACCTCACGCAACTGCCGCTGGCCGAGCGCTGCATCGTCCTCGGCGCGGGCAACACCGCCATCGACATGGCCGTGCAAATGGCCCGCCTCGGTGCTCGCGATGTCAATCTGGTGTATCGCCGTGGCGCCGCCGACATGGGCGCGACCGGCCACGAACAGGACATCGCCAAGGCCAATCAGGTGCGCCTGCTGACCTGGGCGCAACCGGAAGAAGTGCTGCTCGACGAGCAGGGCCACGTGCGTGGCATGCGTTTCGCCCGCACCGATCTGGTCGACGGCCGTCTGCAAACCACCGGAGAAACCTTCGAGCTGGCCGCCGACGCAATCTTCAAGGCTATCGGCCAGGCCTTCGACGGCAGCGCCCTCGCCGACCCGCTGGCCCGCGAACTCCAGCGTCAGGGCGAGCGTATCCAGGTCGATGAAAACCTGCGCACCAGCATCCCCGGTGTGTATGCCGGTGGCGACTGCACCAGCCTCGATCAGGACCTCACCGTACAAGCGGTGCAACACGGCAAACGTGCCGCCGAAGCGATCAACGCTCAACTGATGCTCAACGTGGAGGCTGCGTAA